A region from the Schistocerca serialis cubense isolate TAMUIC-IGC-003099 chromosome 1, iqSchSeri2.2, whole genome shotgun sequence genome encodes:
- the LOC126414084 gene encoding uncharacterized protein LOC126414084 has translation MGPAKVFSALVALGVIMMADAQSPATAHCPPCSKIRLPVCGVDDDGEIWTFPNSCTMVWCNCMLRAADSDRKFKELTSGSCEGSPSNETEIPECFPEMDTTTESTDDGPEIRILNTTKATPAAGAGLAPGAALAVAAVVATLVAAGDFL, from the exons gTGTGATCATGATGGCAGACGCACAGTCCCCTGCGACGGCACACTGCCCTCCCTGCTCCAAGATCCGGCTGCCCGTGTGCGGCGTCGACGATGATGGGGAGATCTGGACGTTCCCCAACAGCTGCACCATGGTCTGGTGCAACTGCATGCTGCGTGCCGCCGATTCCGACAGAA AATTCAAGGAGCTGACGTCTGGCAGCTGCGAGGGAAGCCCGTCTAACGAGACGGAAATACCAGAGTGCTTCCCAGAGATGGATACGACCACCGAGTCGACAG ACGACGGCCCTGAGATCCGGATACTGAACACCACGAAGGCGACGCCAGCTGCGGGGGCGGGCCTCGCGCCCGGCGCCGCCCTGGCAGTGGCGGCGGTCGTCGCGACGCTGGTGGCAGCCGGCGACTTCTTGTAG